The Chionomys nivalis chromosome 16, mChiNiv1.1, whole genome shotgun sequence genome includes the window GTTTCTATGGTTAGCATATGTTAATACTATAAGCAAGAGTAAAGGAAATAAATAGGTTTATTTAATCTCAGctctttaattttattgatttttttattgagccctacatttttctctgctaacctccctgcctctcccctttcgTTCAtccctcccaaggtccccatgctcccaatttgctcaggagatcttgtttttttctacttcccatgtagattagacctatgtaTGTCTTAGTGTCTtccttgttgtctaagttctctgggattgtgatttgtggcctgcttttctttgctttatgtttaaaaactcacttatgagtgagtacatgtgatacttgtctttctgtgtcttggctacctcactcaaaatgatgttttctagctccatccacccatcttcctgcaaaattcaagctgtcgttattttgtTCTGTTAATCTCCGCTCCTCAAAGGGTGCTGATGACCCCTCTTGTGTCTCAGGTACAGACATCGGGATGGGGCTGCAGCTCAGCTTTCCTGGCTGAGCAGCTTCTCTTTCTCCTACTTCACTGGAAGCAACTCTTGGATTCAGGTCTTCCACACTGCCTGACCTCCAAATCATCCTCCTAAACTATGTTCCAGTGAAACTCAGGGTCAGGGTATTGAGGAGGTTTTAAGATATCTGGTATATTCTGACGAATGCTTTCTATAAATGAAACCTGCTGCTTTCTCAAGAGCCCCCTTGAGACAGTCACTAACTCGGAAAGGGTCGGGTTTGTTTTGTTAATCGACTAATTTCATAAGAAAGTAATATGAaagtttaaagtttttctttctcaccGCCTATGTTTAGCATATTTAAAGCATTGGGTGTGTCTATAACTATAACCTAGTGTGGTAATTCCTTAAATGTATGTTTCATGTCTATGCTTTACAGattaaaattacttcacccacTGCCAATCAGATTCCAGGCATAGTGTGGGACTTGCTGGACTGGACACCCATTGTCTTTCTCAGCAGGGGGCAAAGTCCTTCAGAGGGACCAGCACCCCACCCTCAAGCCAGCCTCCCCAGTTAGACCCACTGGAAGGAAGCGCACTCACCTCCCACATCCTGGAGTTGTCCCTGTGTGTCTTGACTTCGCTGGCGTTGACCACTTTACCTTGGAAGGGTCCAAATCTCACTCCTTTGGCAATGACGTCACTACAGAATACGCCAAAGTGCGGGGCGTCACCGAATGCTGTCTGCTTGAGGCAGAGACCTAGGTGGACCGGAggcaggggaagaaaggaggataAGTCGGGAGCTTCAGCATTAGTTCTGGGAAATAAATCCAGGCAAGGAGTGCAGCCTACCTTCGGGAAGCTGAAGGGACTCTTTGTCCAGAGTTTTAGGAAGACGATTAGACCCTAGAAAAAGACAGCTTTAAATTATTCTAATTAAAACTTAAGTGTATGATGAGCTGCCTTCCTGAGCTGGTTCGGTTGTTCAAATCCGATGTGTATctttcctttattgttttctcACTCCTCTGACACAGGCTTTTTGTACAGGTTTTCATTTGAGACTCAGAACACCCTTTGGGCAAGGTTTAGTGGGCAACTGATTCCCTTTGGCAAACTTGAGAATCAGGGATGATGCTCTTCTGAAGCCAAAAGCTGTGGAGTTTGAGTTTCTGGAGGCTATCAGGTAGATACTTCGTACATTCCCCAAAGCCATTGAGGAAAACCATTTGGCTCCTAGTCTTCAAAGTTCACTGAAACCAACCTCAGGAATTACACAGTTAATCGAGGAAAAGCCAGCCTATGGTAGAAGGTTCTGAAGGACACTCGCCCCAACTTATAGAGCTTTGGAGTACTCTTTTTAACACTGTGTGGGCCAGATCTGTTCCCACCCCACCCAGACCCTGGATGTAGATTTACTTACCAGAGTGGTCTGTGGGGACCAGAATGCCTGAAATTGCGTGGCTTACGCCCGCTGGGTACCCCGGACTAGAAATGACCCCATACAGAACGAAGCGCAGTTCCTCCTCGGTGAAGTTGAAGCGAGGAAGAGGCAGCTCGACCTCTTGGTTCGGGGTCTGAGGGACGGATATGGACTGGGAGGTCTTCAGTCCACCAGGTAAGAGGGAAGCAATCACTGGGGGTGGCAGAAGTAAATTTTCAGCTCCCCACCACTGGCTTCTGTCGCTTTGGCCGCCAATGGGGACCAAATTTTCGCTGCTGGGAGTGCGCCGTATGTACTCGGGGCTGTCTAGAAATCGTGGTACCTCGGGAGTAAAGTGAGGAACTGGGTACCATGGTGACAACTTGTTGTACCAGGACAGATTGTAGAGTGGCTCGCTCTGCACAGCCAGACCCGGGTTCAGCACGGGAGGAGCCATCTGAAAAGCATTGAGAGGGGCCACTGCCTGGGACGCGGGCATTGCTGCCGCCAGCTTCCTGAATGGTTGAAAAGCCTCCTCGGTGGTGGGGAGGTTCCTATAGTGACTGTAGCCCGGGAAGGGTGAATAGTAAGCAGTCAGGTGCTGGGGGCTGCTCCCGGGCAGACTCTTCGCCTTGTCCTGGGACTCGCTGACACCCGGAGGCGGTAGGGCCATCGCGGGCAGAGCTCCACGGATCTGGATCTGCGAGAAACCGAAGCTGCTGAGAGCAGGATCCTAGGTGGTTttaccttctttccttttcccacccCATCCAGCCCCAGGTCAAAGTTAATGGACAAAACTTCCCAATTCGATCTTGCCAGTCCTAACTCGGATAAataatgcaaaaggcacaaaaatCAAACGCCTCAAACCTCTCCCGAAAATCTCTCTCAATCTCGCCCTCCTGGAAGGTGCTGGCTCGGGTCGCCTTTTCCGACGCTCCTTGGCTAAGAACTGTTGATTTCTAATACCCGCTGTCCTCCTGACCCCCAACCCGGCTTCTACAAAACGCTTTTCAAGTCTTCCTCCGTTCTAAATTTCAGTTTAACAAAAACGCTTCTCCTGGACTTTTTAGACCCTTTTCCATTCAGATAACTAGGGCAAGATCGTGTACCGGCTTCGGAGCAGGCAGTGGCTTCAGGAGCTCTTGAGTCCCCTGCAGAGAGAGAAGTGGTGTGAGCTCTGGATGGGACAGTTCAGATGGGGCTCCGAGAAGATTCGGTGCTCCAAGACGTTTGGCTAGACCCTAGCATTTCCTGGTGGTCCTGGCAGCAAGGAGAGGAGCAGCACGCTTAGCCCCTCCAAAGATCCGCGACCACATCCTCTCTCGCCACACCTCAAGTTTCTCTCTCGGTAAACCCAGACTTCTCAACCAGGTCTCCTCTTAGAACCAAGCGATGGCAAGTCCCAGGCCAGGCAGTAAATGGCTGCTTCGGTTGTCGCCAAATTTCCCTCCGCTGCTGTCTTCCTAGCCCTGAAATGCTTCTGTCTTAGTGGCCACGGGGCGAATTCACCGAGGCTGAGGAGCTAAGTCCCCATCAGGGTGCGCGGCTCTCAAAGACAGGATCAATGAGTCCAATAAGAAAACCAACCAGGGTCGTGACTCTCAGAAGTTAAAGAACACGGGGTCAGGAGGAGAGGTCAGCCACCATACAGGTCTCTGTCTATCTCCCCTGAGCCTCAGAAGGCGTCGGGCTCCAACTCCAATGCAACTCGGTAGGTGGAGAGCAAAAAATTCAatgaagttaaaaaacaaaacaacagcagcagcaacaacaacaacaacaacaacaaaaaaaaacaaagccaaaaaacaaaaacaaaaactgcaaaACGAACTTCGATGGCTTTTGTCGCTCACCTTTCCCGGCCGCGCTGGAAGCCTGCAACCCTAGGGGGTCCCTCCGCGCAGGCGTCAGGCACCTACCTCCAGGCACTGGTAGGGAGGCACTCTACTCAGTCTCAGGACCCTAGACTGCCGAAAACACCCGAGAGCTGCGCCAGCTTTACGAGGAAGTGTGCAGACAGGGCCTCAGGCCACTTGGAGAGCGCGACCATAGGAGAGATCAGGCCCACGAAGATCCCCTGATAGTCTTCTCCACGCCCATTACAGCCATTGGCCAGCGGCTCCGGATTCGTCCCTAGGTCCCCAGAGATCACCCACTTAACTCCACAGTTCCCTGGAATCCTGTGAAGTGCGGTGATCCATCTTACTCTGGCTGGCACTGTTGCTGCGCCAGGCTAGCGGTGTCAGGGAGCCAGAGTGTGGCAAATGTTGCCCTGGGCCAGAGTGTGGCAAATGTTGCCCAGGGTCCACAATAAGCCCTTCTGTGTGCACAAACGAACATACCACACGCGCGCgcgaagacacacacacacacacacacacacacacacacactgaactggCATCGTTGAGTTCCCAACAGGGGCCCAATAAACTCCTGTACGCTCACATACATTGCACCCTAATACCGCTGTAGGAAGCTCAGAGTGACCAATAAGGACAACCCCTACCCTCACCCTGGACTGCAACGGGGAGATGAATATGGAGAAGCCTGCCCAAGGtctccaactctctctctctctctctctctctctctctctctctcccttctctctctctcccttcttccctccctctccctcctccctccctccctcccactcctttcttctcctcctcttcttcctcctgctccctctcttctctctctctgtctctctctccctcctccctccctctcctctcctcctcttccctctcctctcctcctcttcttcctcctcctccctctcttctctgtctctctctgtctctctgtctctctctctctttcagcccGTCTGCTCTTGGTCAAATTTGTCCTCTGTTATGGAGTCCGGAGCTATCCTAAAAGCCAGGAAGAGGCGCCTTACAAAAGTTCAGAGTGGGGCACCTGAGCTGT containing:
- the Prdm14 gene encoding PR domain zinc finger protein 14: MALPPPGVSESQDKAKSLPGSSPQHLTAYYSPFPGYSHYRNLPTTEEAFQPFRKLAAAMPASQAVAPLNAFQMAPPVLNPGLAVQSEPLYNLSWYNKLSPWYPVPHFTPEVPRFLDSPEYIRRTPSSENLVPIGGQSDRSQWWGAENLLLPPPVIASLLPGGLKTSQSISVPQTPNQEVELPLPRFNFTEEELRFVLYGVISSPGYPAGVSHAISGILVPTDHSGSNRLPKTLDKESLQLPEGLCLKQTAFGDAPHFGVFCSDVIAKGVRFGPFQGKVVNASEVKTHRDNSRMWEIFEDGSLSHFIDGKGSGNWMSYVNCARFPEEQNLAAVQHKGQIFYESCREIRQNQELLVWYGTCYEKFLEIPMSLQVAEQGKQLSAPSEESAEGYRCERCGKVFTYKYYRDKHLKYTPCVDKGDRKFPCSLCKRSFEKRDRLRIHILHVHERHRPYLCSTCGKSFSQSSSLNKHMRVHSGDRPYQCVYCTKKFTASSILRTHIRQHSGEKPFKCKHCGKSFASHAAHDSHVRRSHKDGGHGSCNICGKGFLNQEAFYGHMKFHKDSSPRAAPGED